CGCTCGACGGGATCCTGGTCTGCCAGATGGTGGAGCGGGGCGTGGAGATGGTCGTCGGGGTCACCCATGACGACCTCTTCGGCCCGACCGTGACCGTCGGGCTGGGCGGCGTCCTCGTCGAGGTCCTGCACGACGCGGCGGTCCGCGTCCCGCCGTTCGGCGAGGAACAGGCCCGCGCGATGCTCGCGGAGCTGCGCGGCCATGCCCTCCTGGAGGGCGTCCGGGGCGCGCCACCGGCCGACGTGGACGCGCTGGTGGAGGTCGTCCTGCGGGTCCAGCGGATGGCCCTGGAGCTCGGCGACGAACTCGCCGAGCTGGACGTCAACCCCCTGATGGTCCTCCCCCGGGGCCAGGGCGCGGTCGCCCTGGACGCCCTGGCCGTCTGCCGCTGAGGCCGCGCTCACCGCCGCCGGGCTCCGCCCGGCCCCTGGTCCTCCTACGCCGGCCGGGGTGAACATCCGACCCCGCCGGCGTCTGAGGCGTGGGGGCCCGGGAGCGGCGCCCCCGCCACTGCGCCGCACCCACCGCACCCCGCCCGCCCCGAACGGGAGTCACCCCGCATGCCCACCGCCCCCGAGGACACCGTCCTGCACCGCACCGAGAACAACGTCCGCTGGATCACCCTCAACCGCCCCGAGGCGATGAACGCCCTCACCTGGGCGCAGCGCGAACAGGTCATCGCCCTGCTCGACGACGCCTCCGCCGACCCCGCCGTCCGCGCCGTCGTCCTCACCGCCACCGGCAAGGGGTTCTGCGCCGGCGCCGACCTGCGCGGCGGCCCCGGCTCGGCCGCAACCGGCGCAACCGGCGCAACCGGCGCAACCGGCGGAGACCGTGTCGCCGGCGACGTGGCCCGCATGATCCGGCTCGGCGCGCAGCGCCTGATCACCGCGGTCCTCGACTGCGAGAAACCGGTACTCGCCGCCGTCAACGGCACGGCCGCCGGCATCGGTGCGCACCTCGCCCTCGCCTGCGACCTCGTGATCGCCGCCGAAGGGGCCCGCTTCATCGAGGTGTTCGTCCGCCGCGGCCTGGTCCCCGACGGCGGCGGGGCGTACCTGCTGCCGCGCCTGGTCGGCCCGCAGAAGGCGAAGGAGCTGATGTTCTTCGGCGACGCGGTCCCGGCGGGCGAGGCGGCTCGGCTCGGCCTGGTCAACAAGGTGGTCGCGGCCGGGGAGCTGGAGGCCGCCGCCCGGGAGTGGGCCGAGCGGCTGGCCCAGGGCCCCACACGGGCCCTGGCCATGACGAAGCAGCTGGTCAACGCCTCTCTGGACGGCGACCGCGCGGCCGCGCTGGCCGCCGAGGCCAGCGCTCAGGAGATCAACATGACCACCGCCGACGCGAACGAGGGCGTGGCGAGCTTCGTGGAACGCCGCACGCCCAAGTACCTCGGCCGCTGATCCCCGCCCTACATGCCCGGGTCGGGCCTCAGCAGTGCGAACACCGCGCCGGCGGGGTCCGCGAGCCAGGCGATCCGCCCGACGTCCGGTACGTCGGCGGCCGGCATGAGGACGGTCCCGCCGTTCTCCCGGGCCCGTCCGACGGTGGCGTCGACGTCCGCCACGTGGAAGTAGGGCACCCAGCGCGCCTCCTGCCCGTCGCCCTCGCCGGAACCCGTACCCGCGCCCGTACCCGCGCCTTCGCCGAGCGGGGCGACCCCGCCGAAGGAGGCGTCCTCCTGGTCGCCGTCGGCGGTGCTCAGGACCCGGTACGTCATCCCGGGCGCCTGCATCTCGGCGTGCCGCCAGCCGAACAGTCCGGCGTAGAAGGCGATGTCCGCGACCGGGTCCGGTACGTGGAGTTCCGCCCACACCAGGGTGTTCTCGGCGGAGGCGACGTCGAAGCCGGCCGTGTTCCCAGGCTGCCAGCAGGCGAACTCGGCGCCCTGCGGGTCGGTGAACTGAGCCAGCCACCCCTCTCCCATGACGTCCATGGGCTCCATCCGCACCGTCCCGCCGCCGGCCCGGACGGCCTCGGTGGTGGCCTGGATGTCGGGGGTCATGAAGTGGTGCATCCAGGCCGACCGGGCGCCCTCCTCGGTGAGGGGTCCGAGCGCGGCGACGGTCTTCCCGTCCTGCCGGAAGAAGCCGTACCCGCCGGCCTCGGGGCCCGCGGAGGCGAACTCCCAGCCGAAGACCGCCCCGTAGAAGGAGGCGGCCGCGCCGGTGTCGGGGCTGCCGAGGTCGAGCCAGTTGGGTGATCCGGTACGGAAGTCGGTGCCGAGCATGGTGGTCCCTCCCGGGGTACGGCGGCGTACGGGTGCGCTGCCACGATGCCGAGCCTCCTCCCCGGGGCGGGGGTACGGGCCCGCCCACCCGCCCGGTTTCACCCGCGCGGGTGCACCCCCGGCCGGCCCGCCCGGTGCGGCGGCCCGGGCCGCCGCCGCACACGGCCGTGCCCCGGCCCTTCACATCTGACGGTCCGTCAGTTTCAATCGGGGTGTGATGGGACATGCAGGGATGGCGGCCACCGTCGTCCGATACCTGAGATCAGCCGGCGCCCCCGCCTCCGCCACGGCGCGGCGGGACGCCGAGTCCGTCGACGTCCTGCCGCGGCCCGACCTGCGGGCCGTCGGCGAGGACGAGCGCGCGCCGGTCAGCCCCGCCGAATTCCGGGCGGTGCTGGGAAACTTCGCGAGCGGGGTCACCGTCATCACCGCGCCGCCCGGACAGGACGAGGAAGGGCCGGCCGGCTTCGCCTGCCAGTCCTTCGCCTCGCTGTCCCTGGATCCGCCCCTGGTCACCTTCATGGTGGCCCGTACGTCCACGACCTGGCCGCGGATCGCCCGCGCCGGGGTGTTCTGCGTCAACATCCTCGGGGCCGAACAGGGCGAGCTGTGCCGGTCCTTCGCCGTCAGCGGCGCGGACAAGTTCTCCGGGGTGGCCCACACCCCGGCCCCCGTCACCGGATCGCCGCAGCTCGACGCCGTACCCGCCTGGATCGACTGCCGGATCCACGCCGTCCACACCGGCGGGGACCACCTCATCGTCGTGGGCCGGGTCGTGGCCATGGGCGCGGCCGGCGAAGGCGATCCGCTCCTCTTCCACAAGGGCCGCTTCGGCCGCCTCGCCGACTGAGAGCCGCCGGCCGAACGCCGCCCGCTGAAGGGCTTCCGCACGGCCGCCTGCCGGCCCGCCCTCCGGGGGCGGACCGGCGGTCGTCGTACCGGACGGATCCGTCAGAAGGTGAGCACCCCGCGGGCCACCCGCCCGTGGTGGGCGTCGCCGACGGCCTTGGCGAAGTCCTCGACCGGGTAGACCTCCGTCACCAGCTCGTCCAGCAGCAGCCTGCCCTCCCGGTAGAGCTGCGCGTACAGGGCGATGTCGCGCTGCGGGCGCGAGGATCCGTACCGGCAACCCATGATCGTCTTGTCGAGGTACATGGACGAGACGAGGAAGGACGCCTCCTCCTTGAAGCCCGGCACGCCCAGCAGTACCGCCTGGCCGTGCCGGTCGAGGAGGTCGACGGCCTGGCGGATCAGCCTGACGTCGCCCACGCACTCGAAGACGTGGTCGGCGCCGGTCGGCAGGACCTCGCGGACCGCCGCCGACGAGTCGGCGGCCGCGGACGCGTCGATGAAGTGCGTGGCCCCGAACCGCCGCGCCACCGCCTCCTTCGCCGGGTTCGCGTCCACCGCCACGATCGTCGCGGCGCCGGCGATCCGGGCGCCCTGGAGGACGTTCAGGCCGATACCGCCGGTGCCGATGACGACCACCGTCTCGCCGTGGTCGACACGTGCCCGGTTGAGGACCGCCCCCACTCCGGTCAGGACCCCGCAGCCGATGAGCGCCGCCGACGTCAGCGGGATGTCGGCCGGGATCCTCACCGCCTGCACGGCCTTGACGATCGTCCGCTCCGCGAAGGCGGAGTTCGACGCGAACTGGAAGAGGGGCTTGCCGTCCCGTGAGAAGGGCTGCCCCGGCATCCCGATCGCCTTGCGGCACATCGTCGGCCGGCCCCGGTCGCAGTCCGCGCACGCCCCGCAGTTGGCCAGGGTGGACAGCGACACGTGATCGCCGGGCGCCACATGCGTGACCCCCTCGCCGACGGCCTCCACCACCCCGGCGCCCTCGTGCCCCAGC
This DNA window, taken from Streptomyces sp. TN58, encodes the following:
- a CDS encoding flavin reductase family protein translates to MGHAGMAATVVRYLRSAGAPASATARRDAESVDVLPRPDLRAVGEDERAPVSPAEFRAVLGNFASGVTVITAPPGQDEEGPAGFACQSFASLSLDPPLVTFMVARTSTTWPRIARAGVFCVNILGAEQGELCRSFAVSGADKFSGVAHTPAPVTGSPQLDAVPAWIDCRIHAVHTGGDHLIVVGRVVAMGAAGEGDPLLFHKGRFGRLAD
- a CDS encoding VOC family protein, whose protein sequence is MLGTDFRTGSPNWLDLGSPDTGAAASFYGAVFGWEFASAGPEAGGYGFFRQDGKTVAALGPLTEEGARSAWMHHFMTPDIQATTEAVRAGGGTVRMEPMDVMGEGWLAQFTDPQGAEFACWQPGNTAGFDVASAENTLVWAELHVPDPVADIAFYAGLFGWRHAEMQAPGMTYRVLSTADGDQEDASFGGVAPLGEGAGTGAGTGSGEGDGQEARWVPYFHVADVDATVGRARENGGTVLMPAADVPDVGRIAWLADPAGAVFALLRPDPGM
- a CDS encoding enoyl-CoA hydratase/isomerase family protein, whose translation is MPTAPEDTVLHRTENNVRWITLNRPEAMNALTWAQREQVIALLDDASADPAVRAVVLTATGKGFCAGADLRGGPGSAATGATGATGATGGDRVAGDVARMIRLGAQRLITAVLDCEKPVLAAVNGTAAGIGAHLALACDLVIAAEGARFIEVFVRRGLVPDGGGAYLLPRLVGPQKAKELMFFGDAVPAGEAARLGLVNKVVAAGELEAAAREWAERLAQGPTRALAMTKQLVNASLDGDRAAALAAEASAQEINMTTADANEGVASFVERRTPKYLGR
- a CDS encoding Zn-dependent alcohol dehydrogenase, producing MRGVVFDGKQARVVDDLEIRDPGPGEVLVAIRAAGLCHSDLSVMDGTIPFPPPVVLGHEGAGVVEAVGEGVTHVAPGDHVSLSTLANCGACADCDRGRPTMCRKAIGMPGQPFSRDGKPLFQFASNSAFAERTIVKAVQAVRIPADIPLTSAALIGCGVLTGVGAVLNRARVDHGETVVVIGTGGIGLNVLQGARIAGAATIVAVDANPAKEAVARRFGATHFIDASAAADSSAAVREVLPTGADHVFECVGDVRLIRQAVDLLDRHGQAVLLGVPGFKEEASFLVSSMYLDKTIMGCRYGSSRPQRDIALYAQLYREGRLLLDELVTEVYPVEDFAKAVGDAHHGRVARGVLTF